In one window of Dyella thiooxydans DNA:
- the ppa gene encoding inorganic diphosphatase, whose amino-acid sequence MGLDLVSAGRNVPDEINVIIEIPKDAEPVKYEVDKASGAIFVDRILSTPMRYPCNYGYVPGTLGDDGDPLDALVILPLPLIPGSVIRCHPVGMLRMTDEAGGDEKLVVVPVEKIFAGYAHIQDIDGVSGHWLERIGHFFEHYKDLEKGKWVKLEGWAKAAEAKAEVLKGIERYVQDKG is encoded by the coding sequence ATGGGTCTGGATCTGGTCAGCGCCGGCCGCAACGTGCCGGACGAAATCAACGTCATCATCGAAATCCCCAAGGACGCCGAGCCGGTCAAGTACGAAGTCGACAAGGCCTCGGGCGCGATCTTCGTCGACCGCATCCTGTCCACCCCGATGCGCTATCCGTGCAACTACGGCTACGTGCCGGGCACGCTGGGCGACGACGGCGACCCCCTCGACGCGCTGGTCATCCTGCCGCTGCCGCTGATTCCGGGCTCGGTGATCCGCTGCCATCCGGTCGGCATGCTCCGCATGACCGACGAAGCCGGCGGCGACGAGAAGCTGGTGGTGGTGCCGGTGGAGAAGATCTTCGCGGGCTACGCCCACATTCAGGACATCGATGGCGTCTCTGGCCACTGGCTCGAACGCATCGGCCACTTCTTCGAGCACTACAAGGATCTGGAGAAGGGCAAGTGGGTCAAGCTCGAGGGCTGGGCCAAGGCGGCCGAGGCCAAGGCGGAAGTGCTCAAGGGCATCGAGCGCTACGTGCAGGACAAGGGCTGA
- a CDS encoding glycosyltransferase family 4 protein produces MRFLFVGTHPENTGAATHFVALAQALVESGHDVDAILRPDTLIWQGLAYSGVRCRPGFFRNALDPRGYATVRRQIAEARPDWIVGNFGKEYWPLVLIGRALGIPVALFRHRTPPMKRLSALLLPRLASRFFAVSQHARQAYLDRGIPAQRVQVLYNPVNASLFRPDADAGAAMRASLGIPDDAIVLGYVGRMHTGKGVFPLLEAASAAMRREPRLYCLWVGDGPDAARLQALAAADTGVGSRHRFAGWNNHTADYFRSLSMLAFPSIATETFGRVSIEAQACGVPVLASDIGGVPETLADGESGRLLPPGDVAAWCEAILALCNDATRQHMGSTAREFVLQHFATHVIAREFVVQLQPAAAGQASAGLDRLGATSG; encoded by the coding sequence ATGAGGTTCCTGTTCGTGGGCACCCATCCGGAGAACACCGGCGCGGCCACGCATTTCGTGGCGCTGGCGCAGGCGCTGGTCGAATCGGGACATGACGTGGACGCGATCCTGCGTCCGGACACCCTGATCTGGCAGGGGCTGGCCTACAGCGGCGTGCGCTGCCGGCCAGGCTTCTTCCGCAACGCGCTGGACCCGCGCGGCTACGCCACGGTGCGACGGCAGATCGCCGAAGCACGACCGGACTGGATCGTTGGCAACTTCGGCAAGGAGTACTGGCCACTGGTGCTGATCGGCCGTGCCCTCGGCATTCCGGTGGCGCTCTTCCGGCACCGCACGCCGCCGATGAAACGGTTGTCGGCGCTGCTCCTGCCGCGGCTGGCCTCGCGTTTCTTCGCGGTCTCGCAGCACGCGCGCCAGGCCTACCTGGACCGCGGCATCCCTGCGCAGCGGGTGCAGGTGCTGTACAACCCGGTGAACGCCTCATTGTTCCGGCCGGACGCGGATGCCGGCGCCGCCATGCGCGCGTCGCTGGGGATCCCCGATGACGCGATCGTGCTCGGCTACGTCGGCCGCATGCACACCGGCAAGGGCGTGTTCCCGCTGCTGGAGGCGGCCAGCGCGGCCATGCGACGCGAACCCCGCCTGTACTGCCTGTGGGTCGGCGACGGACCGGACGCGGCCCGGCTGCAGGCGCTGGCGGCCGCGGACACCGGCGTCGGCAGCCGGCATCGCTTCGCCGGCTGGAACAACCACACCGCGGACTACTTCCGCAGCCTGTCGATGCTGGCCTTCCCCTCGATCGCCACCGAGACGTTCGGCCGGGTTTCGATCGAGGCGCAGGCCTGCGGGGTGCCGGTGCTGGCCAGCGACATCGGCGGCGTGCCGGAAACCCTCGCCGACGGGGAGAGCGGGCGGCTGCTGCCCCCAGGTGACGTGGCCGCATGGTGCGAGGCGATCCTGGCCCTGTGCAACGACGCTACCCGCCAGCACATGGGTTCGACGGCCCGCGAGTTCGTGCTGCAGCACTTCGCGACCCACGTGATTGCCCGCGAGTTCGTGGTCCAGCTGCAACCGGCAGCCGCCGGCCAGGCCTCAGCGGGGCTCGACCGGCTCGGAGCCACGTCGGGATGA
- a CDS encoding TolC family outer membrane protein, producing the protein MRLKLLTLALALSAISLPSHGEDLLDAYREARANDPVLSQADAQRLSVGEGVTQARALLLPQISAGLTLSQTNGTSSSTSSSSQNYGADSYLCSGIAAGSGSYNCTGPLQSSAANSNVGHSRTRDISATLSQSVLDLSKIADLKAAHSQANAQDALYQAALQDLFVRVATAYFNVLTSQDSLTFAKANEEAYRQQYEQSDQRYKVGLSAITDVYQAKSFYESAKAQTIAAQNALDDAREALAQITGKPTGELKKLRDDLPMDPPQPNDQKAWVQQALQNNPNLLSDKYSVDAAEHSISAARAGHLPTISATVNYGKGATWYQNSTDHFRRPSSTTVGLTLSVPLFSGGATQSRVRQSIYQRDAAQDSLEADRRQVQRNTLNYYRSVIAGISQVEAAKSAVEAGQKALDATRAGFSVGTKTILDVLTAIQTLTSSESQYSQARHQFILDKLLLKQAAGAADFKDMESINTLLE; encoded by the coding sequence ATGCGTTTGAAGCTTCTCACTCTTGCCCTGGCTCTGTCGGCAATCTCGCTGCCCAGCCACGGCGAGGATTTGCTGGATGCTTATCGGGAAGCGCGCGCCAATGACCCGGTGCTTTCCCAGGCAGATGCCCAGCGCCTGTCGGTCGGCGAGGGGGTAACCCAGGCACGTGCGCTGCTGCTGCCGCAGATCTCGGCGGGGCTGACGCTGAGCCAGACCAATGGCACCAGCAGCAGCACCAGCAGCAGCTCGCAAAATTACGGCGCCGACAGCTACCTCTGCAGCGGCATCGCGGCGGGGAGCGGCAGCTACAACTGCACTGGCCCGTTGCAGTCGAGCGCGGCCAACAGCAATGTCGGCCACTCTCGTACGCGGGATATTTCGGCCACTCTCAGCCAGAGCGTCCTCGACCTGAGCAAGATTGCCGATCTCAAGGCCGCGCATTCCCAGGCGAACGCGCAGGATGCGCTGTACCAGGCGGCGCTGCAGGATCTGTTCGTACGCGTGGCCACCGCCTATTTCAACGTGCTCACCAGCCAGGACTCGTTGACCTTCGCCAAGGCCAATGAAGAAGCCTACCGGCAGCAGTACGAGCAGTCGGACCAGCGCTACAAGGTCGGCCTGTCGGCGATCACCGACGTCTACCAGGCCAAATCGTTCTACGAATCGGCCAAGGCGCAGACCATCGCCGCACAGAATGCGTTGGACGACGCGCGCGAAGCGCTCGCGCAGATCACCGGCAAGCCCACCGGCGAGCTGAAGAAACTTCGCGACGACCTGCCGATGGATCCGCCGCAGCCGAACGACCAGAAGGCCTGGGTGCAGCAGGCGCTGCAGAACAATCCCAACCTCTTGTCCGACAAGTACAGCGTGGATGCGGCCGAACACAGTATTTCCGCGGCGCGCGCCGGCCACCTGCCGACGATCAGCGCAACGGTGAACTATGGCAAGGGCGCGACCTGGTACCAGAACTCGACGGACCATTTCCGTCGCCCCAGTTCCACCACGGTCGGCCTGACGCTGTCGGTGCCGCTGTTCTCCGGTGGCGCTACCCAGTCGCGGGTACGCCAGTCGATCTATCAGCGCGATGCCGCCCAGGACTCGCTGGAAGCCGATCGTCGCCAGGTCCAGCGCAACACGCTGAACTACTACCGCTCGGTGATTGCCGGGATCAGCCAGGTCGAGGCGGCCAAGTCCGCCGTCGAGGCGGGCCAGAAGGCACTGGACGCCACGCGAGCCGGCTTCAGCGTCGGTACCAAGACCATCCTGGACGTGCTGACCGCCATCCAGACCCTGACGTCCTCCGAAAGCCAGTACTCGCAGGCACGCCACCAGTTCATCCTCGACAAGCTGCTGCTGAAGCAGGCCGCGGGTGCGGCGGACTTCAAGGACATGGAGTCGATCAACACCCTGCTCGAGTGA
- a CDS encoding ferritin-like domain-containing protein → MSSKPFVSDIETIRKRAREHIERGAVTAGYGADRDTVVNLLNEALATEIVCVLRYKRHYFMASGIHAKSVAAEFLEHANEEQSHADRIAERITQLDGAPNFNPDGLLTRAHADYVEGDDLVDMIKEDLVAERIAIDSYRAIIRFLGNDDPTTRRMMEEILAMEEEHAEDMATLLEELGKKGEPARPARKTH, encoded by the coding sequence ATGTCCAGCAAACCTTTCGTCAGCGATATCGAGACGATCCGCAAGCGCGCCCGCGAGCATATCGAGCGCGGCGCCGTGACCGCCGGCTACGGCGCCGACCGCGATACCGTGGTCAATTTGCTCAACGAGGCCCTCGCGACCGAGATCGTCTGCGTGCTGCGCTACAAGCGGCACTACTTCATGGCCTCCGGCATCCATGCCAAGAGTGTCGCGGCCGAGTTCCTCGAACATGCCAACGAGGAGCAATCGCATGCCGATCGCATCGCCGAACGCATTACCCAGCTCGACGGCGCGCCCAATTTCAATCCGGACGGGTTGCTCACCCGCGCCCATGCCGACTACGTGGAAGGCGACGACCTCGTCGACATGATCAAGGAGGACCTGGTCGCCGAGCGCATCGCGATCGACAGCTATCGGGCCATCATCCGCTTCCTGGGCAACGACGACCCGACCACCCGGCGGATGATGGAAGAGATCCTCGCCATGGAGGAAGAGCACGCCGAGGACATGGCCACCCTGCTGGAGGAGCTCGGCAAGAAAGGTGAGCCTGCCCGGCCCGCCCGGAAGACTCACTGA
- a CDS encoding 2OG-Fe(II) oxygenase codes for MKRNTSIRPELRQWILDSTRNGQSVDQILQQLKEAGYDPRESRSMVATVLKMPLAALTGVAHPHALRPRHPEAPATHAGDRDVRVLASLDEPVVRVLDQLLDPQECDELIALARPRLDRARTVDAQGGQQVDQRRTSEGMFFRLGETPLIERIESRLAALLGIPVSHGEGLQVLHYGPGQEYEPHYDWFDPTQPGFEAVTAHGGQRIASVVMYLNTPEAGGGTGFPNAGLTVTALKGAAAYFAYETNDTSSLHSGLPVERGEKWIATKWLRERPFVR; via the coding sequence ATGAAGCGAAATACCAGCATCCGTCCCGAACTGCGCCAGTGGATCCTCGACTCCACCCGCAACGGCCAGAGCGTCGACCAGATCCTGCAGCAACTGAAGGAAGCTGGCTACGACCCGCGGGAGAGCCGCAGCATGGTCGCCACGGTCCTCAAAATGCCGCTCGCGGCCTTGACCGGCGTGGCACATCCCCATGCCCTGCGGCCACGCCACCCGGAGGCACCGGCAACCCACGCCGGCGACCGCGACGTGCGGGTACTGGCCTCGCTGGATGAACCGGTGGTGCGCGTGCTCGATCAGCTGCTCGATCCGCAGGAATGCGACGAGCTGATCGCGCTGGCCCGTCCCCGCCTCGACCGGGCCCGAACCGTCGACGCCCAGGGCGGGCAGCAGGTGGACCAGCGCCGCACCAGCGAGGGCATGTTCTTCCGGCTCGGCGAGACACCGCTGATCGAGCGGATCGAGTCCCGACTAGCCGCCCTGCTCGGGATTCCAGTCAGTCATGGCGAGGGTCTGCAGGTGCTTCACTACGGCCCAGGCCAGGAGTACGAGCCGCATTACGACTGGTTCGATCCGACCCAGCCCGGCTTCGAGGCGGTTACCGCCCACGGCGGGCAGCGCATTGCCAGCGTGGTGATGTATCTCAATACCCCCGAGGCCGGTGGCGGCACCGGCTTCCCCAACGCCGGACTCACCGTCACGGCGCTCAAGGGGGCGGCCGCCTATTTCGCCTACGAGACGAACGACACGTCCTCCCTGCATAGCGGACTGCCGGTGGAACGCGGCGAAAAATGGATCGCCACCAAATGGCTGCGTGAACGCCCGTTCGTCCGCTGA
- the lpxL gene encoding LpxL/LpxP family Kdo(2)-lipid IV(A) lauroyl/palmitoleoyl acyltransferase, whose amino-acid sequence MPRPPFRASLLSPRHWPAWLGVGCIWLIARLSYPALMRVGHWLGALAMRIDSARRPVAEANIALCFPELDADQQAALVDAHLRDIGLMLVEFALGWMGRDEAIARLPLSIEGLEHLEQARAAGKGVLLVGGHFSHLELCARLVSQRIRIAGMYRRMDSTVFEWVVLRSRLHYADAMFEKDDIRGTVKYLRGGGTLWYAPDQDMRSKDSVFVPFFGVPAATITATHHLARMGNAVVIPFFHRRLPGNGGYALRLGAPLLGIPSDDVLEDTARVNACIEQMAREAPEQYLWVHKRFKTRPEGKPSVY is encoded by the coding sequence ATGCCCCGCCCCCCTTTTCGTGCCTCCCTGCTGTCTCCCCGCCATTGGCCCGCCTGGCTCGGCGTGGGATGCATCTGGCTGATCGCCCGCCTGTCCTATCCCGCGCTGATGCGCGTGGGACACTGGTTGGGCGCGCTCGCCATGCGCATCGACTCGGCCCGTCGTCCGGTGGCCGAGGCGAACATCGCGCTGTGCTTCCCCGAACTCGACGCGGACCAGCAGGCTGCGCTGGTCGATGCCCACCTGCGCGACATCGGCCTCATGCTGGTCGAGTTCGCCCTCGGCTGGATGGGGCGGGACGAGGCGATCGCCCGCCTGCCGCTGAGCATCGAGGGACTGGAGCATCTGGAACAGGCGCGCGCCGCAGGCAAGGGCGTATTGCTGGTCGGCGGTCACTTTTCGCACCTGGAACTGTGCGCCCGGCTGGTCTCCCAGCGCATCCGCATTGCCGGCATGTACCGCCGCATGGACTCGACCGTGTTCGAGTGGGTGGTGCTGCGCTCGCGCCTGCACTATGCCGACGCGATGTTCGAGAAGGACGACATCCGCGGCACCGTCAAGTACCTGCGCGGCGGCGGCACGCTCTGGTACGCCCCGGACCAGGACATGCGCAGCAAGGACAGCGTGTTCGTGCCGTTCTTCGGCGTGCCGGCGGCCACCATTACCGCCACACATCACCTGGCGCGCATGGGCAACGCCGTGGTGATCCCGTTCTTCCACCGTCGCCTGCCCGGCAACGGTGGTTATGCGCTGCGCCTGGGCGCCCCGCTGCTGGGCATTCCAAGCGACGACGTGCTGGAGGACACCGCGCGGGTCAACGCCTGCATCGAGCAGATGGCGCGCGAGGCACCCGAGCAGTACCTGTGGGTACACAAGCGGTTCAAGACCCGCCCCGAAGGTAAACCGTCGGTGTACTGA
- a CDS encoding TetR/AcrR family transcriptional regulator, translated as MSSASPVKCQGPGRPKDMEKRAAILEAAKALFVRNAFAGTSMDAVASEAGVSKLTVYSHFGDKDNLFREVIRARVQDLIPDNIYDFDPSTDIGQTLLRIALTHARLDCDRETVGTFRAILSDCRQGNPRYGRLLWEEGPMRTHRLMERLLQRAVDAGLLCIEDIPRAAVQFLSLIKGDLVLRRMFGCDDCQQAYAEEIEATARAGVSTFLRAYQQH; from the coding sequence ATGAGTTCTGCCTCGCCCGTGAAGTGCCAAGGCCCGGGCCGCCCGAAAGACATGGAGAAGCGCGCCGCTATCCTCGAAGCGGCCAAGGCGCTGTTCGTCCGGAATGCCTTCGCCGGCACCAGCATGGACGCGGTGGCCTCCGAGGCCGGCGTCTCCAAACTGACCGTCTACAGCCATTTCGGCGACAAGGACAACCTGTTCCGCGAGGTCATCCGTGCCCGCGTGCAGGATCTCATTCCGGACAACATCTACGACTTCGACCCCTCCACCGACATCGGCCAGACCCTGCTCCGGATCGCGCTGACCCACGCGCGACTGGATTGCGATCGCGAGACCGTCGGCACGTTCCGCGCCATCCTCAGCGACTGTCGCCAGGGCAACCCCCGTTACGGGCGCCTGCTGTGGGAAGAGGGCCCGATGCGCACGCACAGGCTGATGGAACGCCTGCTGCAGCGTGCCGTTGACGCAGGCCTGCTCTGCATAGAAGACATTCCGCGCGCCGCCGTGCAGTTCCTTTCGCTGATCAAGGGGGATCTGGTCCTGCGCCGCATGTTCGGCTGTGACGATTGCCAGCAGGCCTACGCGGAGGAGATCGAGGCGACCGCCAGGGCAGGCGTGTCGACATTCCTGCGGGCTTACCAGCAACACTGA
- a CDS encoding polysaccharide deacetylase family protein — protein MPSSLKQQHVEPTFPVPILMYHNVSRPPREARVYRSLYVAPRAFARQMALLRRAGYTGLSMRDAMPYLRGERRGRVAVITLDDGYLDNLENALPALLAQGFTATCYVVSATLGSHNLWDEQKLGVRKRLMDGAQLRQWHDAGMEVGAHSRSHPRLTRCDEPSLRDEIAGSRAELEDVIGATVNQFCYPYGDTDQRVAEAARQAGYEAATATRRGRARPGMDLFQLPRVQVARHHWLLPFAQRVFTAYEDRRA, from the coding sequence ATGCCCTCGTCCCTTAAACAGCAGCACGTGGAACCCACCTTTCCCGTGCCCATCCTCATGTATCACAACGTCTCCCGGCCGCCGCGGGAGGCACGCGTCTACCGTAGCCTGTATGTCGCACCGCGAGCCTTCGCGCGTCAGATGGCCCTGCTGCGACGCGCCGGCTACACCGGCCTGTCGATGCGCGACGCGATGCCTTACCTGCGTGGCGAGCGGCGCGGCCGCGTCGCCGTGATCACGCTGGACGACGGCTACCTGGACAATCTCGAGAACGCGCTCCCGGCGCTGCTCGCCCAGGGTTTCACCGCCACCTGCTACGTGGTCAGTGCCACCCTGGGAAGCCACAACCTTTGGGACGAGCAAAAGCTCGGGGTGCGCAAGCGGCTGATGGACGGCGCCCAGCTGCGCCAGTGGCACGACGCCGGCATGGAGGTCGGAGCGCACAGCCGCAGCCATCCGCGCCTGACCCGATGCGACGAGCCGTCGCTGCGCGACGAGATCGCCGGCTCGCGCGCCGAGCTCGAGGACGTGATCGGCGCGACCGTGAACCAGTTCTGCTACCCCTACGGCGACACGGACCAACGGGTCGCCGAGGCCGCGCGCCAGGCCGGTTATGAAGCGGCCACGGCTACCCGGCGCGGCCGTGCCCGACCCGGCATGGACCTGTTCCAGCTTCCGCGCGTGCAGGTAGCCCGTCACCACTGGCTGCTGCCGTTCGCCCAGCGGGTGTTCACCGCTTACGAGGACCGCCGCGCATGA
- the waaA gene encoding lipid IV(A) 3-deoxy-D-manno-octulosonic acid transferase, with protein MLPLRYLYTLLMYLATPVIVLRLLTRGIRYGSYHQRWPERFGLFPAPGLSGSLWVHAVSVGEVNAAEPLIKALRLAYPHAPLVITTVTPTGSERVRQLFGDSVFHVYLPYDLPFAVRRFLLRVRPRLAVIVETEIWPNLYFACRRRGIPLMIVNARLSERSMRGYRPARGLVRAALRCVSLVAAQSRTDAARYRVLGAPAERVVVSGNLKFDMPVPAQAKVDGEAMRDRWGRLRPVWMAASTHEGEELAVLEAHLEVLQRLPDALLLLAPRHPDRFRLVEHLVRNLGFTAGTRSADRVPAAGHQVFVIDAMGELMPFFAASDLAFVGGSLVPIGGHNVLEPASLSRPVLVGPHTFNFDDITQTLVREGGAVRIGSGDRLGAAVQQLLRDAPSLGQMGRCAHYVFASEQGAVQRVMTLIDRMLQE; from the coding sequence ATGCTGCCGTTGCGTTATCTCTACACCTTGCTGATGTACCTGGCGACACCGGTGATCGTGTTGCGACTGCTCACGCGCGGGATCCGCTATGGCAGCTACCACCAGCGCTGGCCGGAGCGGTTCGGACTGTTCCCCGCGCCCGGGCTGAGCGGCTCGTTGTGGGTGCATGCGGTTTCCGTCGGCGAGGTCAATGCGGCCGAGCCCCTGATCAAGGCGCTCAGGTTGGCCTACCCGCACGCGCCACTGGTGATCACCACGGTGACGCCGACCGGCTCGGAGCGCGTGCGCCAGTTGTTCGGCGACAGCGTGTTCCATGTGTATCTGCCCTACGACCTGCCGTTCGCGGTGCGGCGCTTTCTGCTCCGGGTGCGTCCGCGGCTGGCGGTGATCGTGGAGACGGAGATCTGGCCGAACCTCTACTTTGCTTGCCGCCGGCGCGGCATTCCGCTGATGATCGTCAACGCGCGGCTCTCGGAGCGCTCGATGCGCGGATACCGGCCCGCACGCGGACTGGTGCGGGCCGCGCTGCGTTGCGTGAGCTTGGTGGCGGCGCAGTCGCGGACCGATGCCGCGCGCTATCGGGTGCTCGGCGCACCGGCCGAGCGGGTGGTGGTCAGCGGCAACCTCAAGTTCGACATGCCGGTGCCCGCGCAGGCGAAGGTGGACGGCGAGGCGATGCGTGATCGCTGGGGACGCCTGCGCCCCGTCTGGATGGCGGCGAGCACCCATGAGGGTGAGGAACTGGCCGTGCTGGAGGCTCACCTGGAAGTGCTGCAACGCCTCCCCGATGCCCTGCTGCTGCTGGCGCCGCGCCACCCCGACCGCTTCCGGCTGGTCGAACATCTTGTGCGAAATCTCGGCTTCACCGCGGGCACGCGCAGCGCCGACCGGGTTCCCGCGGCGGGGCACCAGGTGTTCGTGATCGACGCGATGGGCGAGCTGATGCCGTTTTTCGCCGCATCGGATCTTGCGTTTGTCGGCGGCAGCCTGGTGCCGATCGGCGGCCACAACGTGCTCGAGCCGGCGTCGCTTTCGCGGCCGGTGCTGGTGGGGCCGCATACCTTCAATTTCGACGACATCACGCAGACGCTGGTTCGCGAGGGAGGGGCCGTCCGGATCGGGAGTGGCGATCGACTCGGCGCCGCCGTTCAGCAGTTGCTGCGGGACGCTCCGAGCTTGGGGCAGATGGGGCGGTGCGCGCACTATGTCTTTGCCAGCGAGCAGGGCGCGGTACAACGCGTGATGACCCTGATCGACCGCATGCTGCAGGAGTGA
- a CDS encoding protein-L-isoaspartate O-methyltransferase family protein — protein sequence MAMNFEQARQNMVENQVRPWEVLDARVLDVLARVRREDFVAAEHRQLAFADVCLPLGHGEVMMKPVLEGRLLQALELNPDDRVLEVGTGSGFFTACLAGLAGQVVSVDIHADFTHSAAQRLTAAGVGNVTLDTGDAVIGWSPTGQFDVVVLTGAVAHLPERMLAWLKPGGRLLAIRGMSPAQQVVLMTQEGAGRYREEVLLETDLPYLVHAEPPRQFVF from the coding sequence ATGGCGATGAACTTCGAACAGGCGCGGCAGAACATGGTGGAAAACCAGGTGCGCCCCTGGGAGGTGCTTGACGCGCGGGTGCTGGACGTCCTTGCACGGGTGCGGCGCGAGGATTTCGTGGCAGCCGAACATCGCCAGCTTGCCTTTGCCGACGTATGCCTGCCGCTGGGCCACGGCGAAGTAATGATGAAGCCGGTACTCGAGGGTCGCCTGCTGCAGGCGCTCGAGCTCAATCCGGATGACCGGGTGCTGGAAGTCGGCACCGGTTCGGGCTTTTTCACGGCCTGCCTGGCGGGTCTTGCCGGACAGGTGGTCAGTGTGGATATCCATGCCGACTTCACCCACTCCGCCGCGCAGCGGCTGACCGCCGCCGGCGTCGGCAATGTCACGCTGGATACCGGCGATGCCGTGATCGGCTGGTCGCCCACCGGCCAGTTCGACGTGGTCGTGCTGACCGGCGCCGTGGCCCACCTGCCTGAACGCATGCTCGCCTGGCTCAAGCCCGGCGGTCGCCTGCTGGCGATCCGAGGCATGTCTCCGGCGCAGCAGGTCGTGCTGATGACCCAGGAAGGCGCCGGCCGCTATCGCGAAGAGGTGCTGCTGGAAACCGACCTCCCCTACCTGGTGCACGCTGAACCGCCGCGCCAGTTCGTTTTCTGA